The following nucleotide sequence is from Paenibacillus odorifer.
TATTAAACGTCCATCTTAAAGCCGGCTGGTTCTGAAATACATCCACATAGTTGGAGAATGTAATCGATTTGGGCCACCAGTCTGGAGGCATCTTCACAACATCCGAGCTGTTCTTGAGTGAACTTGTGAATAACCAATATAGTGGAAAAAGATTAAGGAGTGCGAAGAGGATAATGATCACATTCGATATCACATCAAACTTCTCTCTCTTTTTCTTGTTTTTAATCTTCGACATGTTGTATTCCCCCTCACTTCACCTTAATCATGCTTCGTAGCTGTGGCACAGACAATATCAATGTAATCACGAACATGATAAGCCCTACCGCAGAAGCTACGCCGAGTTGGTTATATTTAAAGGCATTATTATAAAGGTAGTACATCAGTGTTACGGAGGAATTGTTCGGTCCGCCACCGGTCAGTAACTGAATGACTACAAAGATTTTTAATACGGCAATAATATTGATAATCGTAATATAAGTTGTTGTAGGTCCTACCGAAGGAATCAGGATCTTTGATATCACTTGCCATCTGCTAGCACCGTCGATTTCGGCTGCTTCAAAAAGCTCTTTCGAGACACCAATCATCGCAGCTATATACAGAATAATTGCCTGGCCCACGTTAGTTGCGAAGGTTACAAATATCACGACTGGCAGAACCGTCTTTGGATTTCCCAGCAGATTAATCGTCCCTAGCCCCATGTCTTTATATAGATAAGAGATAAGTCCGTTAGCCGGATTCAGCAAAAAGCTCCAGACCATACTCATAACCACCATGGACACCATTACCGGGATATAATAACTTCCTCTAATAAAGGAAACGTACTTAGCATTTTTATCAAATACCGCAGAGGCTACGAACAATGCAAACCCCACTGTAAGTAGAACGATAAATATTACGAACACAACGGTGTTGATGGTAGCCTTAAAAAATACCGGATCATTAAACAATGTGGTGTAATTGGCAAAACCCACAAATTTCTCACTGTCATAATTAATCTGGTATAGACTCAGCCGCATCCCTTCTAAGATCGGATAGACAAGAAAGGCTAAGAATACTATCATCTGAGGTAAAATAAACAGATAACCTGTAATATTCTCTTTTAGGTAATTACTACGTAGTTTCATATCGTTTACCTTTCTAATTAACAGCCCCAGAGTCTCTTCAGACCCTAAAGGCTGTCAATCGTGTATTGTTTATCTGGTCTTAGATTATTGGAAAATTACAGAGCCAGCTTTATTGGTCTCAATCACCTTGTTGCCACTTGCCTGATAATCTTGCACAAACTGTTCCGGTGTCTTAGCTCCCATGTAAAGTGCTTGTAGCTCTGGATATAAGACCTCTCTTAATTGGCTGTATCCTGGAACGTTGCCTGTGAAGTTGAACAAATATTTAGAGTTGGCATCGTAAGCTGCAAACAGTGGATTCTCCGCTTTAAGTGCTTCGGCTACAGAACTTCTTACAGGAATACCATTCTTAGAGGATTTAACTAACTCAGGATCGCTTGAGAAGAACTTCACGAAATCTTTAGCTACTTCAGTCTTCTTAGCATCTTTGGACTTGAATACACTAGCGCCTACTACATAAGTAAAGGATAGAGGATCGCCGCTTTCCGACGGAATATTAGCAAGTCTCATATCAAATTTCGCTGCCGTACCATCCGCCATATTAGCTTTCGTACCATTAAACAGAATCGGATTAGTGAAACTGATTGCTAATTGCTGATTTTGGAACATAGCATTGGCATCATTAGAAGAAACAGATTCTGCTCCTGGATTTGTATATCCGCCGTCATATAGGTTTTTCAGCCAAGTTGCAGCTTTAACTCCGTTCTCATCGTTCAGGACAATGTTGCCTTGATCATCAAAGAACTTATTGCCGAACATTCTCATATAGGCAAGGTTCCATGTATCGCCCTGATTATTTACAGCGAATAATGCCATTGGATATGCATTCGAATACTTATCCTTCGGCAGATTGTTTTTCAGACCCTCAAGAATTTGTTGATATTCATCCAAGTTCCAAGTTTTGATTTCGGATTCTTCACCCACAAACTTTTCTAAGCCTGCTGCTTTAAACATGTCCGCGTTGTAAACCAAGGTGCCTGGGTTGTGCTGGAATGGATAGAAATAAATATCTTCTCCGAACGTTACAGCGTCCCAGTAGTTTTGAGCAATATCGCTCTTCGCGTCTTCATCAATGATGTCGGTCAAAGGAACCAATGCTCCACGGTGAACGTAATCCCCCATCGGGAATACACTCTCAAAGAACACATCTGGAGGTGTTCCTCCGCTTAAGTTAACGTTAAGCAATTGATCGCGCTGATCTCCAGCAATGACCTCTATTTGAATATCCGCATCATATTTATCATATTGTGCTTTGAATTTCTCAGCGGCGTGCTTTAGGAAGCTATCATAGTCCGCGCCTGCCTCCGTGGCATCCACAACACCCTTCCACTGTGGAGTCAGCCATACTCTGATCCCCACTTTTTCCTTCCCAGATGCAGAAGAATTATCGGATGTATTAGAGCTAGCAGCATTGTTACCTGAGCAACCTGAAATTAAAGAAATAATCACCATTAGCGCAACCATTGTCGAGAGTAAACGTTTTTTCTTCATTTATAAACCTCCCTAAAAGTTTTGTAAGCATTATCTTCTCTGAATCGCTTCGTACAAAACTTGCTTCGAAAGCATACGCTTAAAGTTTTGTAAGCATTAACTTCTCTGAATCGCGTCGTACAAAACTCACTTCGAAAGCATAGAACCCTTAATTTAAAATCCGTTTGGCATGGTATTGCACTAAATCGGCCATGCTACGATGTCCTTGCGGATCAAGATGCATATAATCAATTTCATTCATCGATACATGATCTCTGGAGTCTATAAAGTGGATGCCAGTTTCCGTTAGTAACGCTGCAAGATGCTCAGCGAGCTCCATAGACTTCTCACTACATCCGCTACCCATTGGTTTGCCAATAGGGGTATGAATATACTCTGCTCCAATCGGAGGGGGCGCGATTACTAGAACCTCTGGAGCCTTCCCCTCGGGTCCTGCACCGCTATCTTTAGCTTTAAGAGCCAACCTAACAATACCTTGTGCGATGTTATAAGAAGTTAGTCCAAACCTTTCTTTTGTATCATTGGTCCCAAGCATGATCACAACCAAGTCTAATGGCGAATGTGACATCAGGCAGGGATAGATATAGGAGATTCCAGAAAGTCCTTCAAATAGAGGGTCCTCACTGACACTTGTTCTGCCGGGAAGCCCTTCTTCGATCATTCGGTAGGCGTCACCCAATTCTGTATGAAGAATTCCCGTCCAACGAATATCATCCTTAAATCTGCGGTCTGTCTCTGCGTCGTAGCCCCAAGTATTAGAATCGCCAAAGCATACGATGGATTTCTTCATTATCTTAACCGCAATATCTTTCAATAGCTTGATCAATCAATTTCATAATGTCTGCGATCGGACCAGCATCCTCAGCGGCTACTGCCTCAAGCGGTGCTCTTACGCTGCCAATGTTTACGCCTCTTAATTTTAGAATCTCTTTTATTCCGGCATACATGGCACCTTTCAGCGAACAAAGGGCGATGATAATATCGTTGATATCGCTTTGAATTTGTCCAGCTTCTTCGAACTTACCAGCCTTAACAAATTCATTAGCTTGCAGGAACAGCTCAGGCATAACCGCATAGGTTCCACCGATTCCCGCATCCGCTCCCATGATTCTTCCCGCAACATATTGTTCATCCGGTCCATTAAATACCACTACATCTTTTCCACCCACTCTTTTGAATCTTTCAATATCCATAGTCGGCATGGAGGAGTTCTTCACACCAATCACCTTTTTGTTCGCAAGCAGCTTCTCAAATAAGGAAGGAGTCAGTGTATATCCAGTAGTCTGAGGAATGTTGTAGATAATGAAGCTAAGAGGGGTTGCCTCCATAATCTCGCTCCAATATTTATAGACCGCACTATCAGGTAACTTGAAATATATAGGCGGGATTGCGGATAATGCATCGTATCCTAAGGTTGCAGCATGTTTCGCTAACTCAATGCTATCTCTAGTGGAAGGGGCACCCACGTGGGCAATCAGTGTCATTTTACCTTTCAGGTTACTAGCTACGTAGCTTAGTACCGCTTTGCGTTCGTCGAGACTCTGGTAAATACATTCTCCTGAGCTGCCTCCCACATATACACCTTGAACTCCTTTTTCAAATAAGTAATCACATAAAGCATGCGTCCGGGATTCCGAAATATTTCCTTGATCGTCATAGCAGGCATAAAAGGCAGGTATAATTCCGTGGAACTTTGTGAGTGTCATTGTTAATCCCCCTTAAGTTGTGAGCGGTTTCTTTTCTACATAAACAAAATATCATTATATTTTGGTTTTGTAAATTATTTTCTCTATTTTTAGAAAAATAAAATTTATTTCCACCAATCTTATTTATGATTAGCAAAATAATGGTTTTCAGTGCAACTCGCAGCTAATAATCATTTATTTTTCCATATTCATTAGAAAATAATCCTGTAAATATTCCACCCTAAATTTATTTCTTCAGGGTAGTATTTGTTGGATATACGGATGTAAAAAAAACTAAAAAAGTGGTACTAATGAGTATCCTTTCAGCTCCACTAAAAATGTCTCCTACAGGGAGACACTTCTCTCCAGATGAAGCACAAAACCTAAATAACACACAATGTTCACTGAATAATCTGTGTTTTTCAGACGGACACACCTTTTAAAAAATGGAGTTTAGGATTATAATGAAAGCGTAAACAAAGAACTACAAAATCTATTTTGTTTCTTCGCCAAAGGAGGCTGGAGGAAATGCTAGCAGGACTTAAGGAACTTAAAAATTGGGTGACAGAAAACTGGAATCCAACATTGAATACAGGTAATGAGGACTACCGGAAAATGGAGTACTCCGTGGAGCGTCATCTCCACACTCCGCAATCTCCGAAACCACTTAGCTATGAAGAAGAGGCTCGCATCAAGACCGTTAAATTTCATTAACTAACCCTTCAGATAAAGATTGATTCATAACGAAGACATCAGACCGCCAGTTCTGGAAGCAACTCCAGTGGATGCGGTCTTTTATTATGCCCTGTAGTTGTATACCGAAAAAACCTCCTCCACCCTAAAGGGTGAAGAAGGCTAATAGGTTACATTCAAGGACATGGCAGTAGGTTATCAACCCAAACGCCTTGTTTAGTTCATCCTTCGATAAACCTCAGCGCGCGTTCCGATTGATAATCAGCTAGGCCTTGGGCGAATTGTTGGTCAGGAAATCCTCTATGTAGCAGCTTTAATCCACCTGAAGTTAAGGAGATATGATGGTGGAATTGATAAAATAACAGCCTATCATGATCCAGAGCATCGTTCTTTAAGTACCGATAGAAATCCCCAAAACGCATCTGCAAAAAACTATGCTCATGCTCAATATCATAAAACATTGCCCCTTCGATATCGATCAAAAAGGGTTCCAGTTTATCATTAACCATAACATGGTCAGGACCCAGTTCCCCGTGAATAAACCCATATTGCTGTCTGGGTTGAATTTTTGATTCAAGCTCGTACAACTTATCGAGCAGTTTGCTTTGATTAGACCTGATCTTCTCAATATGTTGGGAGGCATAGGCTAGCTGCACTTTCGCATTTTCCATTTGTAATAAATGACATTCGCTCATGCTGCTCTCGTTAGCATTTGCTTTCCCAAAAACATGCCTCTCGTTGGTATGCATAGCAGTAAGCATTTCCCCCACACGCTGAAAAACTTTATCTTGAACACGTGAATCGGGATGATAAAAATAGGTTTCTGCCATTCTTCCATCTATATATTCAACTAGAGCATAATCGAAAGAGTAACGAT
It contains:
- a CDS encoding carbohydrate ABC transporter permease, which encodes MKLRSNYLKENITGYLFILPQMIVFLAFLVYPILEGMRLSLYQINYDSEKFVGFANYTTLFNDPVFFKATINTVVFVIFIVLLTVGFALFVASAVFDKNAKYVSFIRGSYYIPVMVSMVVMSMVWSFLLNPANGLISYLYKDMGLGTINLLGNPKTVLPVVIFVTFATNVGQAIILYIAAMIGVSKELFEAAEIDGASRWQVISKILIPSVGPTTTYITIINIIAVLKIFVVIQLLTGGGPNNSSVTLMYYLYNNAFKYNQLGVASAVGLIMFVITLILSVPQLRSMIKVK
- a CDS encoding ABC transporter substrate-binding protein, with product MKKKRLLSTMVALMVIISLISGCSGNNAASSNTSDNSSASGKEKVGIRVWLTPQWKGVVDATEAGADYDSFLKHAAEKFKAQYDKYDADIQIEVIAGDQRDQLLNVNLSGGTPPDVFFESVFPMGDYVHRGALVPLTDIIDEDAKSDIAQNYWDAVTFGEDIYFYPFQHNPGTLVYNADMFKAAGLEKFVGEESEIKTWNLDEYQQILEGLKNNLPKDKYSNAYPMALFAVNNQGDTWNLAYMRMFGNKFFDDQGNIVLNDENGVKAATWLKNLYDGGYTNPGAESVSSNDANAMFQNQQLAISFTNPILFNGTKANMADGTAAKFDMRLANIPSESGDPLSFTYVVGASVFKSKDAKKTEVAKDFVKFFSSDPELVKSSKNGIPVRSSVAEALKAENPLFAAYDANSKYLFNFTGNVPGYSQLREVLYPELQALYMGAKTPEQFVQDYQASGNKVIETNKAGSVIFQ
- a CDS encoding SGNH/GDSL hydrolase family protein, with amino-acid sequence MIKLLKDIAVKIMKKSIVCFGDSNTWGYDAETDRRFKDDIRWTGILHTELGDAYRMIEEGLPGRTSVSEDPLFEGLSGISYIYPCLMSHSPLDLVVIMLGTNDTKERFGLTSYNIAQGIVRLALKAKDSGAGPEGKAPEVLVIAPPPIGAEYIHTPIGKPMGSGCSEKSMELAEHLAALLTETGIHFIDSRDHVSMNEIDYMHLDPQGHRSMADLVQYHAKRILN
- a CDS encoding dihydrodipicolinate synthase family protein gives rise to the protein MTLTKFHGIIPAFYACYDDQGNISESRTHALCDYLFEKGVQGVYVGGSSGECIYQSLDERKAVLSYVASNLKGKMTLIAHVGAPSTRDSIELAKHAATLGYDALSAIPPIYFKLPDSAVYKYWSEIMEATPLSFIIYNIPQTTGYTLTPSLFEKLLANKKVIGVKNSSMPTMDIERFKRVGGKDVVVFNGPDEQYVAGRIMGADAGIGGTYAVMPELFLQANEFVKAGKFEEAGQIQSDINDIIIALCSLKGAMYAGIKEILKLRGVNIGSVRAPLEAVAAEDAGPIADIMKLIDQAIERYCG
- a CDS encoding phosphotransferase; the encoded protein is MSRVFGSSYFVARVSRMHGGAQKVVYKIECSNGFSCVLYVWDLSMNYFKEEKANEDINEQSYGSHLFELNNRYLTQHGVQTPALYDLNKERDRYSFDYALVEYIDGRMAETYFYHPDSRVQDKVFQRVGEMLTAMHTNERHVFGKANANESSMSECHLLQMENAKVQLAYASQHIEKIRSNQSKLLDKLYELESKIQPRQQYGFIHGELGPDHVMVNDKLEPFLIDIEGAMFYDIEHEHSFLQMRFGDFYRYLKNDALDHDRLLFYQFHHHISLTSGGLKLLHRGFPDQQFAQGLADYQSERALRFIEG